From Pelosinus fermentans DSM 17108, the proteins below share one genomic window:
- the spoIIIAE gene encoding stage III sporulation protein AE produces the protein MKIFVLIIILLLVNTITVMAVPLSSSEIEQQLLETISTDHVNQFISKVNQELNGDIPLLTSDTIHTIAANGIHVSWQNVWQALVHNFFREVTLNTHLMGKLLFLAVLCAVLRNLQNSFEQSSISILSYSVCFIFMSSIALTAFYNALKLASQTVEYMVGFMESLLPLLISLLAGVGALTSASLFTPLMLFVISSMSVIVKDIVLPLLFLTAALECLNYLSDTYRLSNLSGVLKQLSMIVLGFSMVIFIGIITIQGAAGSIADGLALRTAKFATATFIPVVGKMFADTVELVMGASLLLKNAVGIFGVIVVFMICVFPIIKLLSLILVIKISGALVQPLGDEKMAKCLDAMGNNLLLVFGAVLTVALMFFLAITMIIAAGSAAMMLR, from the coding sequence ATGAAAATCTTTGTATTAATTATAATCTTGTTGCTGGTCAATACCATAACTGTTATGGCTGTACCACTAAGTAGTTCTGAAATTGAGCAACAATTACTAGAAACCATCTCCACTGATCATGTGAATCAATTTATTAGTAAAGTAAATCAGGAGCTCAATGGCGATATACCTTTATTAACAAGTGACACTATTCATACAATAGCTGCAAATGGCATACATGTCAGTTGGCAAAATGTGTGGCAAGCACTGGTTCATAATTTCTTTCGTGAAGTTACGTTGAACACTCATTTAATGGGAAAACTATTATTTTTGGCTGTATTGTGTGCCGTTTTGAGAAATTTACAAAATTCATTTGAGCAATCAAGTATATCTATCTTATCGTATAGTGTTTGCTTTATTTTTATGTCATCGATTGCACTTACTGCATTTTATAATGCTTTAAAATTAGCTAGCCAAACAGTAGAATATATGGTTGGATTTATGGAATCTTTATTACCTCTTCTTATTTCCCTATTGGCGGGCGTAGGAGCTTTAACTTCTGCGAGTTTATTTACACCGTTAATGTTATTTGTCATAAGCAGCATGAGTGTGATTGTAAAAGACATCGTTTTACCATTGTTATTCCTAACTGCTGCCCTTGAATGCCTAAATTATTTATCAGATACATATCGTCTTAGTAATCTATCCGGCGTTTTAAAGCAGTTAAGCATGATTGTTCTTGGCTTTTCAATGGTAATCTTTATTGGTATTATTACCATTCAAGGTGCAGCAGGAAGCATTGCTGATGGCCTTGCTCTTCGGACTGCCAAATTTGCAACGGCAACCTTTATTCCGGTTGTGGGAAAGATGTTTGCTGATACTGTGGAACTCGTTATGGGAGCCTCTTTATTATTAAAAAATGCTGTCGGAATTTTTGGCGTTATCGTAGTATTTATGATTTGTGTCTTCCCTATTATTAAATTATTATCTTTAATCTTAGTTATAAAAATTTCTGGTGCATTAGTACAACCTTTAGGCGACGAAAAAATGGCAAAATGTCTTGATGCAATGGGAAATAATTTATTATTGGTTTTTGGTGCAGTATTAACAGTCGCACTAATGTTCTTTTTAGCTATTACTATGATTATTGCTGCAGGTAGCGCAGCTATGATGCTAAGGTAG
- the spoIIIAD gene encoding stage III sporulation protein AD, producing MEIIQIVGLGFIVTLLILIIKREKPEIAVQLSLTLASIIFLLILTKITVVLNLFRDMAEKANISQMYLNTILKIIGIAYITEFGAQVCRDAGEGAVAGKIEFAGKVMVMVMAIPIIALVMDTIVRLIP from the coding sequence GTGGAAATTATTCAAATAGTTGGGTTGGGGTTTATTGTAACTCTACTTATTTTAATCATTAAGCGAGAGAAACCTGAAATTGCTGTGCAGTTAAGTTTAACTTTAGCAAGTATTATTTTTCTGCTAATACTTACTAAAATAACAGTAGTGTTAAATCTATTTCGTGATATGGCGGAGAAGGCTAATATTAGTCAAATGTATTTAAATACTATTTTAAAGATTATTGGTATTGCTTATATTACAGAATTCGGTGCTCAGGTTTGTCGAGATGCGGGCGAAGGAGCCGTAGCAGGTAAGATTGAATTTGCTGGTAAAGTAATGGTGATGGTAATGGCCATTCCTATTATCGCTTTAGTAATGGATACTATTGTGAGATTGATTCCATAA
- the spoIIIAC gene encoding stage III sporulation protein AC, which translates to MGLDILFKIAGVGILVSVFHTALKQAGKEDMAHLCTLAGFTVVLLWVVQLLGKLFNTVQDVFKLF; encoded by the coding sequence ATGGGCCTGGATATATTATTTAAAATTGCTGGTGTTGGAATTCTAGTTTCTGTTTTTCATACAGCACTAAAGCAGGCAGGTAAAGAAGATATGGCACATTTATGTACTTTGGCTGGATTTACTGTAGTCTTACTTTGGGTTGTACAATTATTGGGCAAGTTATTCAACACTGTACAGGACGTTTTTAAGCTATTTTAA
- the spoIIIAB gene encoding stage III sporulation protein SpoIIIAB, whose protein sequence is MLKLIGSLLVLLVSSYIGFKMASRCQERPRQLRQIITCVGSLRSHIIYSCLPLHEAIANSTNGIYGPVAEFFQQVANLLEKNASLTPQEIIKKVLREMEGSLILKRPEIEVLYVLGGNLGVMNCKEQEKYLSLVIEQLERFENEATRLRDLNTKMYRYLGICGGLAIIIILV, encoded by the coding sequence ATGTTGAAATTGATAGGCAGCCTTTTAGTTTTGCTCGTAAGTTCATATATTGGATTTAAAATGGCATCCCGTTGTCAAGAAAGGCCTCGCCAGCTCAGACAGATCATAACTTGTGTTGGATCATTAAGATCCCATATAATTTATTCTTGTTTACCTTTACATGAAGCTATTGCAAATTCTACGAATGGTATATACGGACCAGTAGCAGAATTTTTTCAACAGGTTGCTAATTTATTAGAAAAGAATGCTTCCCTTACACCTCAAGAAATTATCAAAAAAGTGTTAAGGGAGATGGAAGGAAGTTTGATTTTAAAAAGGCCAGAAATTGAAGTACTCTATGTGCTAGGGGGAAATTTAGGCGTTATGAACTGTAAGGAACAAGAAAAATATCTTTCCTTAGTCATTGAGCAATTAGAACGATTTGAAAATGAGGCAACACGATTACGGGACCTCAATACAAAAATGTATAGATATTTGGGTATATGTGGAGGATTAGCGATTATAATTATTCTGGTTTGA
- the spoIIIAA gene encoding stage III sporulation protein AA: MTDNKNILIKKILEQSIYPVLPEQLIAMISAVSLKYLKDLTEIRLRINQPLLLVLGNQDITVNPMGEVVVNSNEAYLCNQDDIQRTLQLMSKNSLYAFEHQLRMGFLTIDGGHRIGLTGQAIIDAGEVKTLKNINGLNIRLAREVKGCADQIIPYIITKEGQVLNTLIISPPRCGKTTILRDLIRQISMGSKIYKGLPVGVVDERSEIAACKSGISTVDLGIRTDVLDNCPKAMGMLMLIRSMSPAVVATDELGRAEDIHAVREALNAGVSVVTTVHGKDLNELLHRPYIGELLENKYFHRYILLSDYPRVGTIKKIIDSSNNKILWEGAKIC; encoded by the coding sequence ATGACTGATAATAAAAATATTTTGATCAAAAAGATTTTAGAGCAATCAATTTATCCAGTTTTACCTGAACAGTTAATTGCCATGATTAGTGCCGTATCTCTAAAGTACCTGAAGGATTTGACAGAAATCCGTTTACGTATTAATCAACCCTTATTACTTGTTTTAGGAAATCAGGATATTACGGTAAATCCCATGGGAGAAGTTGTTGTGAATTCTAATGAAGCATACTTATGTAATCAAGATGATATTCAACGAACATTACAGCTTATGAGTAAGAATTCATTATATGCTTTTGAGCATCAACTAAGAATGGGCTTCTTAACAATTGATGGTGGACATAGAATTGGATTGACAGGACAAGCAATTATCGATGCTGGGGAGGTTAAAACACTAAAAAATATCAATGGTCTTAATATTCGTTTAGCAAGAGAAGTAAAAGGCTGTGCTGATCAAATTATACCCTATATTATTACAAAAGAAGGACAGGTTTTAAATACTTTAATTATTTCGCCGCCTCGTTGCGGCAAAACAACTATTTTGCGAGATTTAATTCGGCAAATTAGTATGGGATCTAAAATATATAAAGGTTTACCGGTGGGGGTTGTTGACGAGCGCTCAGAAATAGCAGCCTGCAAAAGTGGTATTAGTACAGTTGATTTGGGCATCAGAACAGATGTACTTGACAATTGTCCCAAAGCAATGGGCATGCTTATGTTAATTCGTTCCATGTCACCTGCGGTTGTAGCTACTGATGAATTAGGAAGAGCCGAGGACATACATGCTGTACGTGAAGCTCTGAATGCTGGTGTAAGTGTAGTAACAACAGTTCACGGTAAAGACCTTAACGAATTATTACATAGGCCTTACATCGGAGAGCTGCTAGAAAATAAGTATTTTCATCGATATATTCTGCTAAGTGATTACCCTCGCGTTGGTACAATCAAGAAAATTATAGATAGCAGCAATAATAAAATCTTATGGGAAGGAGCAAAAATATGTTGA
- a CDS encoding CD1247 N-terminal domain-containing protein, which translates to MGNIKERVAYLQGLTQGLNVNERSAEGKLLINIIDVLDDMAEEFNNIQMVQEDLETYIESMDDDLTDLEDEVYEDIDNQELVEVQCPSCHETVSFESSLLESDDDLEVSCPHCGDIVYDSTLEIEVSDMDNGQVNSDFRYGIHPGI; encoded by the coding sequence ATGGGAAATATTAAAGAACGAGTAGCTTATTTACAAGGATTAACACAAGGGCTTAATGTCAATGAGCGTTCGGCTGAAGGGAAGTTGTTAATAAATATTATAGATGTACTTGATGATATGGCAGAAGAATTTAATAATATTCAAATGGTACAAGAGGATTTAGAAACATATATAGAAAGTATGGATGATGATTTAACAGATTTAGAAGATGAAGTTTATGAAGACATTGATAACCAAGAATTAGTGGAAGTTCAATGTCCCTCCTGCCATGAAACAGTTAGCTTTGAATCTAGCTTATTAGAATCTGATGATGATCTGGAAGTTTCATGTCCCCATTGTGGTGACATCGTATATGATAGCACTTTAGAAATTGAAGTCAGCGATATGGATAATGGACAAGTCAATTCTGATTTTAGATATGGCATTCATCCAGGAATTTGA
- the efp gene encoding elongation factor P yields MISSSDFRTGATIEIDNNVWQIVDFQHVKPGKGAAFVRTKMKNVRTGAVVERTFNPGEKFPKAHVDRREMQYLYESDGNYNFMDNENYEQSELTSDQLGDAVKYLKENMNISIMFFQGTVIGVELPVAVELTVVETDPGIRGDTATGGTKPAKMESGCVVRVPLFINIGDVLRVDTRTGEYLERA; encoded by the coding sequence ATGATATCAAGTAGTGATTTTCGTACAGGAGCAACAATTGAAATTGATAATAATGTTTGGCAAATAGTGGATTTTCAGCATGTAAAACCAGGTAAAGGTGCTGCTTTTGTACGTACGAAAATGAAAAACGTACGTACTGGTGCAGTGGTTGAGCGTACCTTTAATCCGGGAGAAAAATTTCCCAAGGCTCATGTGGATCGTCGTGAAATGCAATATTTGTATGAGAGCGATGGAAATTATAATTTCATGGATAATGAAAATTATGAACAGAGTGAATTAACATCTGATCAGTTAGGTGATGCAGTAAAATATCTTAAAGAAAATATGAATATTAGCATCATGTTTTTTCAAGGAACGGTAATTGGTGTTGAGTTACCTGTTGCAGTTGAGCTAACAGTTGTTGAAACAGATCCTGGTATTCGTGGAGATACAGCTACTGGTGGTACTAAACCAGCAAAAATGGAATCTGGCTGTGTAGTGCGTGTACCGTTATTTATTAACATTGGTGACGTTTTGAGAGTAGATACTCGCACAGGAGAGTATCTAGAAAGAGCATAA
- a CDS encoding M24 family metallopeptidase codes for MEKRLIKLHKFMNEHKLECMLIQKPENRHYFSGFSGSAGILLISNHSNLLLTDFRYIEQATMQAAQYEIVRYHTIGKTLTEMINKLGVSQIGFESDFVTYDGYQELINNLHSVNLVPVQLDALRMVKDESEIALIKKAVKIADNAFSRIVSFIKPGMTEQEVALELEYYMRKFGAEKPAFDTIMASGKRGALPHGRASEKIIELGDFVTMDFGAVYHGYHSDITRTICMGKATAKQKEIYEIVLAAQLAGVQAVAPGRIGKDVDTVSRNIIIDAGFGEFFGHGLGHGLGLNIHEDPRLSPANIHTVLLRNMVVTVEPGIYLPDWGGVRIEDTVLVSDEGCQILTASNKQLIELY; via the coding sequence ATGGAAAAAAGATTAATAAAGCTTCATAAGTTTATGAACGAACATAAATTAGAATGCATGTTGATTCAGAAGCCAGAGAATAGACACTATTTCAGTGGATTCAGCGGTTCGGCAGGTATATTGTTAATTTCTAATCATTCTAATCTCTTATTAACTGATTTTCGATATATTGAGCAAGCTACTATGCAAGCTGCGCAATATGAAATTGTACGTTACCATACTATTGGTAAGACTTTGACGGAAATGATCAACAAGCTAGGAGTTTCTCAAATTGGTTTTGAAAGTGACTTTGTTACCTATGATGGGTATCAAGAACTAATTAACAACTTGCATTCTGTTAATCTAGTTCCTGTTCAATTGGATGCTTTGCGTATGGTAAAGGATGAAAGTGAAATTGCATTGATAAAAAAAGCCGTGAAAATTGCTGATAATGCTTTTTCTAGAATTGTATCTTTTATAAAGCCGGGTATGACTGAACAGGAAGTAGCTTTAGAATTAGAGTATTATATGCGAAAGTTTGGAGCAGAAAAACCAGCCTTTGATACTATTATGGCCTCTGGTAAGCGTGGAGCACTGCCTCATGGGAGAGCCTCTGAAAAAATAATTGAACTTGGTGATTTTGTAACGATGGATTTTGGTGCGGTATATCATGGATACCATTCTGATATTACTCGCACTATTTGCATGGGAAAAGCTACAGCTAAACAAAAAGAAATTTATGAAATTGTTTTGGCTGCCCAATTAGCTGGGGTGCAGGCTGTTGCCCCAGGAAGAATTGGCAAAGATGTTGATACCGTATCCAGAAATATCATTATAGATGCTGGTTTTGGTGAATTCTTCGGACATGGATTAGGGCATGGGCTAGGTCTTAATATCCATGAAGATCCGAGGCTTTCTCCTGCTAATATACATACTGTTTTATTGAGAAATATGGTAGTAACAGTTGAACCAGGAATTTACCTGCCTGATTGGGGCGGAGTGCGCATTGAAGACACTGTTTTAGTTAGTGATGAAGGGTGTCAAATATTGACGGCTAGTAATAAGCAGTTAATAGAGTTATATTAA
- a CDS encoding peptidoglycan D,D-transpeptidase FtsI family protein translates to MALQILRIYKLLIFFMLFGSLLIIRLFYLQVIENDNLVTQSLSMRIQEVPIEVARGEIVDRNGLPLTNTEQHYKIAVFPGQILNAAMAAKQLSELTGIAEPILFSQITENHRPFKIKNKIDAAMGEKINKALIPGVVIVAEKVRYGYLPLAAHIKGYINLADNQGVSGIEGMYDDILRGNQPEYAAALVDAGQQIIPGLGYKRLRLSSHSDPSNVVLTLDKQIQKAVENIVDKHGIKGAVVVLRPTTGEILAMASRPNFNANHLEEYLNQSSAPLLNRAISPYQPGSVFKLVTAAAALEQESIQPEDIFFDPGYIEVDHLRFNGWDYDKGGRGQITFKEALAYSSNPVFIEVGLKIGAESLISYAQKFGFGHKTSIDFNDEAEGYLPPSDNLYSGELANLAIGQGKLEATPLQIASMIATIANDGIKVAPYVVSKLTNADGVVIKTYDSPPGIRILSSKTAVQIQDMMMAVTRYGTGQAAYVEGIGSAGKTGSAETGRKNADGQSINHAWFAGYAPIKNPQYAVVIFVEEGMSGSDIAAPMFYEIIKEITKL, encoded by the coding sequence ATGGCATTGCAAATTTTACGCATTTATAAGTTGTTAATTTTCTTTATGCTCTTTGGCAGCTTATTGATTATACGTTTATTCTATTTGCAAGTTATTGAAAATGATAACTTAGTAACGCAGAGTTTGAGTATGCGTATTCAGGAAGTACCTATTGAGGTTGCGCGAGGAGAAATTGTAGATCGAAATGGCTTACCATTAACAAATACAGAGCAGCATTATAAAATTGCTGTTTTTCCTGGACAAATTCTAAATGCAGCAATGGCTGCCAAACAATTATCCGAATTAACGGGAATCGCAGAACCGATTCTTTTTTCGCAAATTACAGAAAATCATCGACCATTTAAAATAAAGAATAAAATTGATGCTGCCATGGGAGAAAAAATAAATAAGGCACTCATTCCAGGAGTTGTGATAGTAGCAGAGAAAGTTAGATATGGATATCTTCCTTTGGCTGCACATATTAAAGGTTATATTAATCTTGCAGATAATCAAGGAGTTAGCGGCATCGAAGGCATGTATGATGATATATTAAGAGGCAATCAGCCAGAATATGCAGCTGCACTAGTGGATGCGGGGCAACAGATTATTCCAGGACTTGGCTATAAGAGATTACGATTATCAAGCCATTCCGACCCAAGTAATGTAGTATTAACCTTAGATAAACAAATTCAAAAAGCGGTAGAAAATATAGTAGACAAGCATGGTATCAAGGGAGCAGTAGTAGTATTGCGTCCTACTACAGGTGAAATATTGGCTATGGCTTCAAGACCCAATTTCAATGCAAATCATCTTGAGGAGTATTTAAATCAAAGCAGCGCACCTTTATTAAATCGAGCTATATCACCCTATCAGCCTGGATCTGTATTTAAGTTGGTAACAGCAGCTGCTGCGTTAGAACAAGAAAGTATACAGCCGGAGGATATATTTTTTGATCCAGGATATATTGAAGTTGATCATCTACGCTTTAATGGATGGGATTATGATAAGGGGGGGCGTGGTCAAATAACTTTTAAAGAAGCATTGGCATATTCTAGTAATCCTGTTTTTATTGAAGTGGGCTTAAAAATAGGCGCAGAATCCTTAATTTCTTACGCACAAAAATTTGGCTTTGGTCATAAGACGAGTATAGATTTTAATGATGAGGCAGAAGGCTATTTACCACCATCTGATAATCTTTATTCAGGTGAACTTGCCAATTTAGCTATCGGTCAGGGAAAATTAGAGGCAACGCCTCTACAGATTGCTTCCATGATAGCTACCATTGCTAATGATGGTATAAAAGTGGCACCTTATGTTGTTAGTAAACTGACAAATGCTGATGGTGTAGTTATAAAAACATACGATTCTCCTCCAGGGATTCGAATTTTATCTTCAAAAACTGCCGTACAAATTCAAGATATGATGATGGCTGTCACTCGTTATGGTACAGGTCAGGCAGCTTATGTTGAAGGAATTGGATCGGCGGGTAAAACGGGATCAGCCGAAACTGGAAGAAAAAATGCAGATGGACAGAGCATCAACCACGCATGGTTTGCTGGTTATGCCCCAATAAAGAATCCTCAATATGCGGTAGTTATTTTCGTTGAAGAAGGTATGTCAGGTAGTGATATCGCTGCGCCCATGTTTTATGAAATTATAAAAGAGATCACCAAGTTGTGA
- a CDS encoding DUF4911 domain-containing protein encodes MREEILIRLDVKHINYLNRIMEGYEYFGVVTTVKDTIGVLRIRVTPDTCKEVQDILANLPIDFDYV; translated from the coding sequence ATGCGTGAGGAAATTTTGATTCGTCTTGATGTAAAACATATTAATTATCTAAATCGCATTATGGAAGGTTATGAATATTTTGGGGTGGTGACAACAGTAAAAGATACGATAGGGGTATTGCGTATTCGTGTTACGCCTGACACGTGTAAAGAGGTGCAGGATATTTTAGCAAATCTTCCGATTGATTTTGATTATGTATAG
- a CDS encoding peptidase U32 family protein, which translates to MKKPELLAPAGNLEKLKMALLYGADAVFMAGKSFGLRAFSDNFTEDELKKGVEFAHSLQKKAYVTVNIFPHNEDLPALPDYIRYLSDCHVDAVIVADLGVYRMIRKVAPNLPIHISTQANNTNWSSVLFWQELGVHRVVLARELSLADITVIRDKVTIELEAFIHGAMCISYSGRCLMSNYFTDRDANRGQCAQPCRWKFNLVEEKRPGEYYPVMEDERGTYIFNSKDLCLLPHIPELIDSGLDSFKVEGRMKSVHYAATVIKVYREAIDAYVKDPEHYSVKAEWLEELQKISHRAYTSGFYFNKATQEDQIYGTSSYEQTFDFIGLVKSYDPATKMATIEQRNNLKVGQEIEIMQPGKPNFNQVITEMFDIEDKSISTAPHPQQLFKMRMCQEVVEYAMLRREVQKNA; encoded by the coding sequence GTGAAAAAACCCGAACTTTTAGCACCAGCAGGCAATCTTGAGAAACTCAAGATGGCTCTTTTATATGGTGCAGATGCAGTTTTTATGGCAGGAAAGTCTTTTGGATTGCGAGCATTTAGTGACAACTTTACAGAAGATGAACTTAAAAAAGGAGTTGAATTTGCTCATAGTTTGCAAAAAAAAGCATATGTAACGGTAAATATATTTCCTCATAATGAAGATTTACCCGCATTGCCAGATTATATTCGATATTTGTCTGATTGTCATGTCGATGCAGTTATTGTTGCAGATTTAGGTGTATATCGCATGATCCGAAAAGTTGCACCTAATCTGCCCATCCATATCAGTACCCAAGCTAATAATACCAATTGGTCATCAGTACTGTTTTGGCAGGAATTGGGGGTTCATCGAGTAGTATTAGCTAGGGAGCTGTCATTAGCAGATATTACTGTAATTCGTGATAAAGTTACTATTGAACTGGAAGCCTTTATTCACGGAGCTATGTGTATTTCTTATTCGGGACGTTGTTTGATGAGCAATTATTTTACAGATCGTGATGCAAATCGAGGTCAATGTGCCCAACCCTGTCGTTGGAAATTTAACTTAGTGGAAGAAAAACGTCCAGGAGAATATTATCCTGTTATGGAGGATGAGCGCGGAACATACATCTTCAACTCAAAAGATTTATGCTTACTCCCTCATATTCCAGAATTAATTGATAGTGGTTTAGATAGTTTTAAGGTAGAAGGACGTATGAAAAGTGTACATTATGCAGCTACTGTCATTAAGGTATATCGGGAAGCTATTGATGCTTATGTCAAAGACCCAGAGCATTACAGTGTTAAGGCTGAATGGCTGGAAGAATTGCAGAAAATTTCTCATCGTGCTTATACCAGTGGATTCTATTTCAACAAAGCAACCCAAGAAGATCAGATCTATGGAACTTCCTCTTATGAACAAACTTTTGATTTTATAGGTTTAGTTAAAAGCTATGATCCAGCAACTAAAATGGCTACTATTGAGCAACGTAACAATTTAAAAGTCGGACAGGAAATAGAAATTATGCAACCGGGAAAACCTAATTTTAACCAGGTAATTACTGAAATGTTCGACATCGAAGATAAGAGCATCAGTACCGCACCTCACCCTCAACAACTTTTTAAGATGCGAATGTGCCAAGAAGTAGTAGAATACGCAATGTTACGACGCGAGGTACAAAAGAATGCGTGA